The Rhododendron vialii isolate Sample 1 chromosome 3a, ASM3025357v1 nucleotide sequence AATGGTTAAGGTCCTAGGTCTATTCGAATTGGAGGGCCGCACACGTAGTCCGTCTGCGGCCGGACTTTCAATATTCCAAAAATACATAGATTAGTCAAGGCATGAGGAGGGGCTTGGACTTGATTGTCCAGTCCAGTCTGTCCAGAGTAGCTCTAGTCCATGATTAGTCAAGGGAAACCGAAAGTTGCAATTAACTTTCAATCCCATCTTCATTGTCAATTCTATTCGACATATGACACGCATCCAGCAGGCCTGAAGTCATCTTAACTCCTTAAAGATGCAATTGGGTACATTAAAGGACAGAGCCAGGAATTTCACTACACGAGGGTGACCATGTATGTGAGACAAACGATAAAAATAAACATGCATAATAGTAACGTAAATACATTAGAActcaaaaaaaagtacaaaaatagcAACACTCCATACTTAATTatacttttcataaattaacaTATTGCAAAAGCATTAACGGAAGTTCCGCAAGTAAAGATTACTAATGGCCTACAAATACCCTCTCCATTACAAAGAACATATCTTGGAATTATTAGGAGGTCTTCAACGAGTGACCTTCCGCAACTTAGAGTTCTCTCATAATGCATGGTACCTCATTCCATATAGATTCAAATATTAGTTGATCAAATGCTTCATCAATCTATTCAGCATTACTTGAAACCTAGCTACATGCATACAAGAACGACCAATAAGGCAAAACAATCAATATTGAAATATTGCCTCTCACCTACAAGCTGGTAAGAATGTCAAAATAGCTACCAGTCTATACGACCAGCATATATAGATAGAGAAAAAGATGGAAAGGGAAACCGAAATTAAGTTGCAATAACTTGTTACTGAATTCAGATTATAGATTAATGTATTGGATCATTGATGTTCAAGGTCCTTCAAATGTAAAAGATGCAATCTTACATCACGGGTGCATAGGACTGCCATCAAGAGCTTCTTCTACTCAGAGCCGTAGGAATAAGTTTGCTTGCCTTCCCAACAAACCTCTGCTTGGTCCAAGTAAAGTTGGTGGTAACCATGGTTGTTAAAATCTTACAATACAAGATACGTATCCTACGATTCGTATCGTCTCCTTCCAAAAATGATACGTATCACACCCCGTAtcctttttgtatagaaatcctACGATACGATGACGTATCTTACGATATAATAGCGTATCCTGATTCGGAATGTATCCTACGATTTCTTATTGAGAAGAAATCTGAGAATAAATCATACAATATAATAAGTATTGGAACACAAACGCATTCTGAATCGTTTGATCTGACTATGACGGTATCCAAACTATATAGAGAaaacccaaattcaaagttCAAATAGAAGAAAGAACATATTTTAATCATGTATTGCATACTCAGGCACCAAAAAGCTTCACTATGATAGACCCTActtggaaaatttgaaaattttcatcctAGAAGCCTATTTTTCATACATTAAACACTTATTTTCATATATCCAATAGATTTTTAGATTATAATtaagtataaatattattttatattatatTGTTTTCATTAACGTAACTTACAATACACGACGTATCCCGATACGatacataaaatgaaataaatgatATACGATACGTATCCCAATTTAACAACATTGGTGGTAACTAGTAGAGAATAGAATATTAGAGCTCACTTGCATGCAATAGTTGATCATATACTGCTCAAAAATTAAAGTAACGGGAACCCCTCCTCCCTCACTCTCTAGAACAGatcgcgggggggggggggggggggggggggggggggggggggttctcctccaccaagcattctCACATTCTCTTCccctcctccttcctctctcttcctccttttttttttccctctccctTATCCCTTGTCTCGTTTGTGCTTCTCTCACTGCCCTTTTGTCGCCATTTGTTCTCTTCCTTGCCTCGTCTCCCTGTTGGTCGGTGTCCGATTCCATCGGTAACCACATCTAGGGGTAACTGGTTCTATGAACGGCTAGGTTTCGGTGGCAGCTAGTGGTGGCGAGGTAGTAAGGATCTCTCCGTTTTTGTTGTTGGACGAATGTAGTTTTGGCCTAACGGCGCTGTGGGGTTCTTACGGATAGAGGTGTGGCCGTCGGGTGGTGGTAGCGTTCAGTGGCTCTGTTGGCGATGTATGGAAGTGCTCAGCCTCTATATCTCAATCCGTTTGTGAGGACCGAAATGGCGGCTCCTCAGTAGTCTTTTTTGGGATCCAGTTGCTCGTGGGGTTAGCGGCAACGCAGGGTTGCTCTTCCGTTTgcctggtggtggtggagctttCTGGTGGCTGCTAGTGGTGGTGGGGACTAAGGGTTGCTACGATGGTGgatctggtggtggtggtcgcaATTTGGCTGGGGGACGAGCTTAGTGTGGTGTTTGCAtgatgttggtggtggtgatgggctAATGGTGGCGGTGGTAGAGACTGATGAGATTAGGATTAGGTTTTGACTCTTGGTTTGGGCCAAGCCTATGTGGTTTAGGGTTGTATTGTTGGGGTTTGGCCCTTAGAGTGTGTTTGGACTTAGTCCCAACACCTTTTTCTTTGTTCGTGGGTTGGATTtccctctcccttttttttgatccgcaaccCTCCCCCTTTCGATCCCCTAATCGATGTACTATTTGTCAAGTTTGTAATAATGTTCTATTGcctatggaaaaaaaaagttgatcaTATGCCTTATAGAACAAAGTTGGTCCGCTCAATTCGCGATATCAAGTTTGATGTCCATGCCAGCTaggtttttaccctttttttttaatcagcaaaattttttttttataaatctatgaaaaaaattacaatgatTTAGCGGATCGTGGGCACATCGGCGAAAAACCATCCGAGAACCAAATCCAAAGGAaagcaagaagccaaccaaaacaCTAACATCTAGGTTTTTACTGTTGACCTGCAATAAAGAGTGTAACACAAATTACACTGAAAAAGCATACCAAACCGGTCTATATCACATATTCTGATGATGAGTTTTCCATAATTCAAGAGTCTAGAATCGCAATCCAGATTCTTAGATTCCACCAAAACAATCAGcaccaaacacccccttatCAATCCTTTTTCCAATACAATGGAAGTCAAGACCCGGCAAATCTAAAGTCTTAACTATGGACCACGTATGCACTATAACTACCAAACCCACTAATAGCACTGGATACAAATAACCACAAACTGAAAACCAAATTGAGTTGTGTATCTTGCATAGTTGCATGTGATCAATCATGGGTATATTATCCATGGCTACAAGTGCAGCATTTGCTTTCTTCGTTTGCTTTCTCATCAGCATTGCAACATTCCATGTTTGCTTCTGCAATGGAATTAGCAGCAGCGCCAATCATACTCATAATAATATCACTTGCTTcgaaaatgagagagaagccCTTGTTAAGTTCAAGCAAGATTTGAAAGACCCTTCGAATCGGTTGTCCTCTTGGGATATCGAGGAGGATTGTTGCCAATGGGCCGGAGTTGTCTGTGACAACTTTACTGGTCATATCCGAGAGATCCAACTTCAGAGTCCTTATTATAGGGATTCTTCTGTCATAACTTTTGCTGAATATGAAGCTTATATGAGTCATAAATTACGTGGAAAGGTAAATCCctctttgcttgatttgaagcaCCTCCAATATCTGGACTTGAGCAACAATGATTTCGAAGGGACTTCCATCCCTAGCTTCATTGGCTCCATTGCAAATTTGAGATACCTCAACCTGTCCCTTGCCAGATTCCACGGAGCCATTCCTCCTCAACTGGGGAATCTCACTAAGATCCATTATATGGGTCTCATGAGTGGCTTTGAAGATAACAATGAACCGGTGCTACACAGTGATGGaaatttgcattggctttcGGGCCTTGCTTCTCTACAACACCTCGATATGAGTTGTATAGACCTCAGCAAGGCGTTGGATTGGCTACAGGTGACGAGCAACCTCCCTTCACTGGTAGAATTACACCTGTTTTATTGTCGACTCGAGTATGCCTTCTCTCCTTCTTCAACTAACAAAATTAACTTTACATCACTTGACATCCTCGACCTTTCCTATAACAATCTTGGATCGTCTGTACCAGGTTGGATATTTAGTCTTAATCACCTAGTCTCCCTTAATTTGATGGAATGTGGCTTTTATGGTCCAATTCCTAGTGGTCTTCAAAACATGACTTTTCTCAAAGTTCTTGATTGGTCTGGGAATCCTTCAAATTCTGCCATACCGAGTTGGTTGTATAGTTTACGTCATCTTGAGTCACTCATTCTCCAAGGGAATCTTTTGCATGGTGCGATGTCAATTGCCATTGGAAACTTGACTTCCCTCATTAGCCTACGGATTAATAGCAATTCTTTATCAGGTCCCATTCCAGTGTCGATAGGAAGATTATCATCTTTGATAATATTAGATCTTTCCTATAATAAGTTCAATGGGACTCTTCCTAAAAATCTTTGGCAACTTGGAAAGTTAGAAGGCTTGTTGATACGTTATAATTTGTTGCATGGTGTCATCTCTGATGTTCACTTTGCCAATCTCACGAGATTGCGTTACCTACAAGCTGGTGGAaacagtttaactttaaaagCAAGTGAGAATTGGGTTCCCCCTTTCcaacttgaaattttgaatttggagtCTTGGCAATTAGGTACACAGTTTCCTTTGTGGCTTCCATCTCAAAGGAAGTTGCAATATTTGAGCATAGCCAACACAAGAATTTCAGAATCCATTCCTACATGGTTTTGGCCCTCTTTTCCCAATTTAAAGTACGTAAACCTCTCTCGCAACCAAATTCGTGGAGAGATTTCAAGCTTACGTAATGTTGGTCGTCTTAACGTGATTGACCTTAGTTCCAACCACTTCAGCGGTACGCTACCCCTCGTCCCCTCTAATTTGAATTGGCTAGATCTTTCGAATAACTTTTTTTCGAGGTCTATGTACCATGTGTTATGTGGCAAAGGAGAGGAACCAAACAACGATATGTTCTTTCTCAATTTGGGAGATAACCTTTTGTCAGGAAAAATTCCTGACTGTTGGAAGCATCCATACCTGCAAATGATCAAATTAGAAAACAACAGTCTGGCGGGTAGCATTCCAAACTCCATCGGACAGTTAAGTCGCCTTCAATCGTTGCACTTGCGGCATAACAACCTCTCAGGAGAACTACCCCGGACTCTACAAAATTGCTCAATTTTGCGGGTCATCGACCTTAGTGAAAATAGATTTGCTGGAAGCATTCCACTGTGGATTGGCAATTCATTTTTGACCTTGATAGATTTGAATCTGCGTTCAAATAAATTTTCAGGTGACCTTCCACATGAACTATGTCGTTTAAGCTCTCTTCAAATCTTGGACGTTGCACACAACAATCTATCGGGTTCCATGCCTAGATGTTTCGCCAATTTTAGCGCCATGGCAGAAATAAATAACTCACGTAACCCAATATTTTACCATATTGGTTACGGAATTGCAGATAATTTATTTCTGGTGACCAAAGGCAGATATGTTGAATATAGCACCACTCTTGGATTGGTGACAAACATGGATCTTTCGAGAAACAATTTGTCTGGAGAGATTCCTGATGAACTCACTGAACTTAGGGGGTTGTGGTCATTGAATTTGTCTGGCAATCATTTGACAGGAAGAATCCCAAGGAATATTGGTGATATGAGACAACTAGAATCCCTTGATTTCTCACTAAATCAACTTTTTGGGGAAATTCCTTCGAGCATTTCGAGTTTGACATTCTTGAGTCACTTGAACTTGTCCTATAACAATTTGACGGGAAAGATTCCATCAAGTACTCAACTTCAAAGCATGAACGATTCCAGCTTTCTGGGCAACAAGCTTTGTGGGCCTCCACTCACAAGCTGCAACCCAAAGAAGCCAATCCCTGCTCAAGTTGATCCACCTGGAAGTGAAGAAAATGGAGAGGGATCTTTGGAAGCATTGTTCTTTGCCAGCATGGCCCTTGGATTCGCAGTTGGGTTTTGGATTGTGTTGGGTCCTTTATTATTCAAGAGATCTTGGAGAATTGCTTATTTCCGGGTGCTAGAAGACATTTGGCACAAGCTTTGGGATTTCATTTCTTAAATGTTGCTATATGTTGGTAAACGGAAATAGTGCTTTATTTGTTCCTttgtgaaaaaggaaaaaagagagccaATTCTGTGTTTGGTTTTCATTATTGTTTCACCATAAGGCAATAGTGTTCGGTAGTTTGTCTAGAAAGTAATATTGGTGGATCTTTGTGTCTTTCCATTCTCTATGTGTAACCTGCAATGATTTTTTATAGTGTAATAAATCTCCTGTGCGTGGTGTAGGCCAgacatttctcttttttgttctgTGTCCAATATTGTTTGCTTGAATAGGTATGGATGGACTGGGAAAAgagatttaattatttatacgggcggtgtaaacatttattttttcttcaaatcaattacattgcgccacATCGCAGTATTCTATTAATtggaccactgttttgacaacgTGACGTAACGTAGTTGATctggaagaaacaaatgtttacaccttCTCAAAATGCCTCAACAAATTCAATCAAATTGGTGtgtgttgttttttctttgagTTGGACCCAAGCAAGCAATCCTTAATAATTCTATGGGCCAACAACAAGAACAAGATGACCAAGATTAGGATTGCCGTAAATGAACTCCTGACTTCCTTTCATTGGCTTGTACGTCCTAATGCATTTCTTCTGTGTAagtgaacatttttttatgagCTGGTAATAATTTTACTTTCCCTACGTTTTGAACTTCAGGTAGACTATGCATGCGCACCTTAGGAGGTCCAACAACACCTCCAATCATGTGGGACTGTCAATCGGGTCGCTATTTTGACGTACAGATAAATTCGGTCAACCGATAGGATTTGCTTATATGGAGTTTGTACTGAAGTAGTTCAGAATGCACTGTTTTTGAACGAATCAGAGTTGCTTGGGCGCCAGTTGAAGGTCTTGAAATTAAGTTTGATTGAGCAACTTTAACAAAGGTTTTAAATTCCGTGGTCAGTGGATTCTCTTTTTTATGCAGGTGTCTGCAAAACGAACTAACGTACCTGGAATGAAACTGTATCGAGGAAGGCGTCCGAACCCATATTTTGGCTTTCCATCCCGAAGGCCCTCCATGCCCGGTCCGCCTTTCTATACTTCATTTTGATATGGGTAAGTAAGAATTAGGATTATCTAAATTTGTTTGCTTTCTGGTAAATTAAAAGATGGGATAaggagaaatatttttgttttgataactaGTAAAAGTAGTGAAAAGGTATAAAGAGATGCCACCCATGTACTAGAGAGACCAAAAGAGGTCAAACAGTAAATAATGCGCATACACGTACGCCTCTCTGAACGCCGAAAATATCTGACATATCAaggaattgatcaagggttgatTTGCACTCCCTCGACTCCCAAACGAAACAAACTAGAAAGGAAAAGACACATAATTTTTAGCAGACATCTCATCCATGTCAAACTGTCTATGATTCCTCTCCCGCCAAATGAGCCTCATCAAGCACAGTGGAATCAACTTCCAAAGCTTTGTCTTCTTCTATCCACTCCAGCCCCATAGTTCCAAGTTCCAAGTGAGGACCATGCACCCCAACCTTCCCTATGCCTaactgtttgtctattttctcaCTTATAGTTGACGAATCGACTAATGGTTGTTATGCATGTGTGctgaaatgtgggtgtttgtgatggtggagtttggttccttgccgtgtttcaggacttctctggaagcaaacttaatgaagtgaatggagatgaaagaagaacaacaaaatggactttattattcttcagGATAGAAGTCGATCGACGATGAgaactgtagagacccgtatttttgagactatattttttcttttgcaatcgtaCGGCTCGTTGAGATAGACGGTgcggatattcggtgtgacatcttcgtgggaggatataacggtaattgtgcgagaggtgcacatgtgtgtgtggggggtgggagcatgggattaatccccatgccaataatttccccaggagaatcatttctcccattttttttttctctctttttctctctcggctatctctctctcctcctctcctccgaaaagctccctcttctcttctctcttcgatttcatctacttagggtgtgattccggacaaggccagagaattaaagttgttatacGGAGCACGAGCTTtccaaatatccaagaaaattcatgatcggacctcgttAGAGCTTGGTTGACTCGGTCAAAGGCTcggattttgctcaaaacccatgaggtagggatttctcacttctattatgtgtgtatgtgttgatttggtgtttgaatcgtgccctAGATCGTTGTTTTCGTTGTTAAAAATGTTCTGGTGGAGTCTGAAAATCATGCAGTGAAAACCcatgtcctaccggtaggagttttggccctaccggtacaaaagctgtccagtaatgtcattttcgtgaaattgtggtctcctaccggtaggaaaatgtgtcctaccggtaggaaatgaaaaattcagcattttggcaaaacttcgaacgggcataactttttcatccgaactctgttttgggcaaattttatatcaaaattcatgtaccgaaaatgtactttccaatggtggtggtctcatctcccaattcttaaccgataagatttggcagccaaaataagatagatatattcgtatacgttgggaaatcctttttccttagaatcgtttgggtgaaacatgggtgttcttaggttcccctgagtactagttgaatggtttgacgaggctagtAGTATACTAA carries:
- the LOC131321262 gene encoding receptor-like protein EIX2, yielding MGILSMATSAAFAFFVCFLISIATFHVCFCNGISSSANHTHNNITCFENEREALVKFKQDLKDPSNRLSSWDIEEDCCQWAGVVCDNFTGHIREIQLQSPYYRDSSVITFAEYEAYMSHKLRGKVNPSLLDLKHLQYLDLSNNDFEGTSIPSFIGSIANLRYLNLSLARFHGAIPPQLGNLTKIHYMGLMSGFEDNNEPVLHSDGNLHWLSGLASLQHLDMSCIDLSKALDWLQVTSNLPSLVELHLFYCRLEYAFSPSSTNKINFTSLDILDLSYNNLGSSVPGWIFSLNHLVSLNLMECGFYGPIPSGLQNMTFLKVLDWSGNPSNSAIPSWLYSLRHLESLILQGNLLHGAMSIAIGNLTSLISLRINSNSLSGPIPVSIGRLSSLIILDLSYNKFNGTLPKNLWQLGKLEGLLIRYNLLHGVISDVHFANLTRLRYLQAGGNSLTLKASENWVPPFQLEILNLESWQLGTQFPLWLPSQRKLQYLSIANTRISESIPTWFWPSFPNLKYVNLSRNQIRGEISSLRNVGRLNVIDLSSNHFSGTLPLVPSNLNWLDLSNNFFSRSMYHVLCGKGEEPNNDMFFLNLGDNLLSGKIPDCWKHPYLQMIKLENNSLAGSIPNSIGQLSRLQSLHLRHNNLSGELPRTLQNCSILRVIDLSENRFAGSIPLWIGNSFLTLIDLNLRSNKFSGDLPHELCRLSSLQILDVAHNNLSGSMPRCFANFSAMAEINNSRNPIFYHIGYGIADNLFLVTKGRYVEYSTTLGLVTNMDLSRNNLSGEIPDELTELRGLWSLNLSGNHLTGRIPRNIGDMRQLESLDFSLNQLFGEIPSSISSLTFLSHLNLSYNNLTGKIPSSTQLQSMNDSSFLGNKLCGPPLTSCNPKKPIPAQVDPPGSEENGEGSLEALFFASMALGFAVGFWIVLGPLLFKRSWRIAYFRVLEDIWHKLWDFIS